A region from the Phycisphaerales bacterium genome encodes:
- the rmuC gene encoding DNA recombination protein RmuC: protein MDVWHVVLAAMVAVLMAAAAWLLARKAAAEAAWTSAEREAGEARSEAAQTQQELDDRARASTALEVRVTQLEAEADGMAQRHATELRALQERMHDREVSLQAREKELKQEKEAEIARLSAQLGATFDSLAAKTLSSSTQEFLKLATEKFGALQQAGTAEIDKRREAVDKLVQPIGEALKRTDEKLAKIESDWTKDKATLGEQFRQLHGASEMLRQEAGRLVTALREPKVRGMYGEMQLKRVAELAGMREYCDFSEQESVRDHDGQMLRPDMVVKLPNERTLAVDAKANLKPYLDALEARSPEEADRHLDAFANGIANQAAALARKDYWKHYSGSPEFVVMFVPGDQFVDAALSRRPDLIEHAASQRVILASPSTLIALLRAVHVGFQERRLAEEARELRDLGRELHERAASALEHVGRLGSSLEKAVDHYNRFVGSYESRLEPTLKKFEDAGVRGGKEIAEIKPVSRNIRLPEGGQPMLPGVSEE from the coding sequence ATGGACGTGTGGCATGTGGTGCTGGCGGCGATGGTGGCGGTGTTGATGGCGGCGGCGGCGTGGCTGCTCGCGCGGAAGGCGGCGGCGGAGGCGGCGTGGACGAGTGCCGAACGCGAGGCGGGGGAAGCGCGATCCGAGGCGGCCCAGACACAGCAGGAACTCGACGATCGTGCGCGCGCGAGCACGGCGCTCGAGGTGCGTGTGACGCAACTGGAGGCCGAGGCCGACGGGATGGCGCAGCGGCACGCGACGGAGTTGCGCGCGCTGCAGGAACGCATGCACGACCGCGAGGTGTCGCTGCAGGCGCGGGAGAAGGAGTTGAAGCAGGAGAAGGAGGCCGAGATCGCGCGGCTCTCGGCACAGTTGGGGGCGACGTTCGATTCGCTGGCGGCGAAGACGCTGAGTTCATCGACGCAGGAGTTCCTGAAACTCGCAACGGAGAAGTTCGGGGCGCTCCAGCAGGCGGGGACGGCGGAGATCGACAAGCGGCGCGAGGCGGTGGACAAACTCGTCCAGCCCATCGGCGAGGCGCTGAAACGCACCGACGAGAAACTCGCGAAGATCGAGAGCGACTGGACGAAGGACAAGGCGACGCTCGGCGAGCAGTTCCGGCAGTTGCATGGCGCCAGCGAGATGCTGCGTCAGGAGGCCGGGCGTCTGGTGACGGCGTTGCGTGAGCCGAAGGTTCGCGGGATGTATGGGGAGATGCAACTGAAGCGCGTCGCGGAACTGGCCGGGATGCGTGAGTACTGCGATTTCTCGGAGCAGGAATCCGTGCGTGACCACGACGGGCAGATGCTTCGCCCTGACATGGTTGTGAAACTGCCCAACGAGAGAACGCTCGCGGTCGACGCGAAGGCGAACCTGAAGCCTTATCTCGATGCGCTCGAGGCTCGTTCTCCTGAGGAGGCCGACCGGCACCTCGACGCGTTCGCGAACGGGATTGCGAATCAGGCGGCGGCTCTCGCACGAAAGGACTATTGGAAGCACTACTCGGGATCGCCCGAGTTTGTGGTGATGTTTGTGCCCGGGGATCAGTTTGTGGACGCGGCGTTGTCGCGCCGGCCCGACCTCATCGAACACGCGGCGTCGCAGCGGGTGATCCTCGCCAGCCCGAGCACGCTGATCGCGCTCCTTCGCGCGGTGCACGTGGGATTTCAGGAGCGGCGCCTGGCCGAGGAGGCCCGTGAGTTGCGCGACCTCGGGCGTGAACTGCACGAGCGGGCGGCGAGCGCGCTCGAGCATGTGGGGCGACTGGGGAGTTCGCTCGAGAAGGCGGTCGATCACTACAACCGGTTCGTGGGGAGTTATGAGTCGCGCCTCGAGCCAACGCTGAAGAAGTTTGAGGACGCGGGCGTTCGCGGCGGGAAGGAGATCGCGGAGATCAAGCCCGTGTCGCGGAACATCCGGCTTCCCGAGGGCGGGCAGCCGATGCTGCCGGGCGTG
- a CDS encoding response regulator, with amino-acid sequence MLPPSGQPDQPANRIPNGTGGRLNLLLSYAGWEQDAWVDHLPRLLEPIGVSSFRAGTGRQASEVIRSVPIHIAVVDLGLPLEESGARSDDVAEGGTRLLELLSRLPEPPPTVVVKRSRTHRDDLREISAALRAGAFAVVDRPRGTGDLNLMLEVMRRCLTRFYQGRWPTNVV; translated from the coding sequence ATGCTCCCGCCCAGCGGCCAACCCGATCAGCCGGCAAACCGAATCCCGAACGGGACCGGCGGGAGGCTCAATCTGCTCCTGTCCTACGCCGGCTGGGAGCAGGACGCCTGGGTCGATCACCTGCCGCGACTGTTAGAGCCGATCGGCGTCTCGTCGTTCCGTGCCGGAACGGGTCGCCAGGCTTCCGAAGTCATCCGCAGCGTCCCCATCCACATCGCCGTCGTGGATCTCGGCCTCCCGCTCGAAGAGTCGGGCGCCCGGTCCGACGATGTGGCCGAGGGCGGCACGCGCCTCCTCGAGTTGCTCTCGCGCCTCCCCGAGCCGCCGCCCACGGTGGTCGTGAAGCGCTCACGCACACACCGCGATGATCTCCGCGAGATCTCCGCCGCCCTTCGCGCCGGCGCCTTCGCCGTCGTCGATCGCCCGCGGGGCACGGGGGACCTGAATCTCATGCTCGAGGTCATGCGCCGATGCCTGACTCGGTTCTATCAGGGGCGCTGGCCCACAAACGTTGTCTGA
- a CDS encoding co-chaperone GroES, with translation MAKKSSVRPLHDKILVKRDEAQTKTESGIFLPESSKDRPKSGTIEAVGTGALNTDTGERIPLTVKKGDKVIFSSYAGTEIKLDGQELLIMSEDDILAIVD, from the coding sequence ATGGCGAAGAAGAGCAGCGTCCGTCCCCTCCACGACAAGATTCTCGTCAAGCGCGACGAGGCCCAGACCAAGACCGAGAGCGGGATCTTTCTCCCCGAGTCCAGCAAGGACCGCCCCAAGTCCGGCACCATCGAGGCCGTCGGCACCGGCGCCCTCAACACCGACACCGGCGAGCGCATCCCCCTCACCGTCAAGAAGGGCGACAAGGTCATCTTCTCCTCCTACGCCGGGACCGAGATCAAACTCGACGGGCAGGAACTCCTCATCATGTCCGAGGACGACATCCTCGCGATCGTGGACTAA
- the groL gene encoding chaperonin GroEL (60 kDa chaperone family; promotes refolding of misfolded polypeptides especially under stressful conditions; forms two stacked rings of heptamers to form a barrel-shaped 14mer; ends can be capped by GroES; misfolded proteins enter the barrel where they are refolded when GroES binds): MAAKSIAYNTDARERILKGVQKLAHAVKVTLGPSGRVVVLEKSFGSPTVTKDGVTVAKEIELEDQYENLGAQMVKEVASKASKDAGDGTTTATIYAEAIYSEGLKNITAGANPNAVKRGIDAAVEAIIDELKKMSKKVDSSKEIAQVGTCSANQDEQIGKIISEAMDKVGKDGVITVEEGKSLETEVELVEGMQFDKGYLSPHFVTNAATMECDLTNPYVLIHEKKISNAKELLPILGKIADQGASLLVIAEDVDSEALATLVVNKIRGVLKIAAVKAPGFGDRRKEMLQDIATLTGGKAIMEELGLELEKIDLADLGRAKKVTIDKDNTTIIEGAGKSADIKGRIDMIRAQIENTSSDYDREKLEERLAKLAGGVAQINVGAATEVEMKEKKARVEDALHACRAAVEEGILPGGGVSVIRARKALEKLRKKFDGDERAGVDIIHRALTAPIKQIAANCGLDGSVIAAKVEEGAENNFGYNALTHQYGDLVKMGVIVPTKVERVALQNAASIASLLLTTEAAIVEIKEKKKSGGHDHSHDDMDY, translated from the coding sequence ATGGCAGCAAAATCCATCGCGTACAACACCGACGCGCGCGAGCGCATCCTCAAAGGCGTCCAGAAACTCGCCCACGCCGTCAAGGTCACCCTCGGGCCCTCCGGACGCGTCGTCGTCCTCGAGAAGTCCTTCGGCTCGCCCACCGTCACCAAGGACGGCGTCACCGTCGCCAAGGAGATCGAACTCGAGGACCAGTACGAGAACCTCGGCGCCCAGATGGTCAAGGAGGTCGCCAGCAAGGCGTCGAAGGACGCGGGCGACGGCACGACCACCGCGACGATCTACGCCGAGGCCATCTATTCCGAGGGCCTGAAGAACATCACCGCCGGTGCCAACCCCAACGCCGTCAAGCGTGGCATCGATGCCGCTGTCGAAGCCATCATCGATGAACTGAAGAAGATGTCCAAGAAGGTCGACTCCTCCAAGGAGATCGCCCAGGTCGGCACCTGCTCCGCCAATCAGGATGAGCAAATCGGCAAAATCATCTCCGAGGCGATGGACAAGGTTGGTAAGGACGGCGTGATCACAGTCGAGGAAGGCAAGTCCCTCGAGACCGAGGTCGAACTCGTCGAGGGCATGCAGTTCGACAAGGGCTACCTCTCGCCCCACTTCGTGACCAACGCCGCCACGATGGAGTGCGACCTCACCAACCCCTACGTCCTCATCCACGAGAAGAAGATCAGCAACGCGAAGGAACTCCTCCCGATTCTCGGCAAGATCGCCGACCAGGGCGCGAGCCTCCTCGTCATCGCCGAGGACGTCGATAGCGAGGCCCTCGCCACGCTCGTCGTCAACAAGATCCGCGGCGTGCTGAAGATCGCCGCCGTCAAGGCCCCGGGCTTCGGCGACCGTCGCAAGGAGATGCTCCAGGACATCGCCACGCTCACCGGCGGCAAGGCGATCATGGAGGAACTCGGGCTCGAACTCGAGAAGATCGACCTCGCCGACCTCGGGCGCGCCAAGAAGGTCACCATCGACAAGGACAACACCACCATCATCGAGGGTGCCGGCAAGAGCGCCGATATCAAGGGGCGCATCGACATGATCCGCGCCCAGATCGAGAACACCTCCAGCGACTACGACCGCGAGAAACTCGAGGAGCGCCTCGCGAAACTCGCCGGCGGCGTGGCCCAGATCAACGTCGGAGCCGCCACCGAGGTCGAGATGAAGGAGAAGAAGGCCCGCGTCGAGGACGCCCTCCACGCCTGCCGGGCCGCGGTCGAGGAGGGCATCCTCCCCGGCGGCGGGGTCTCGGTCATCCGCGCCCGCAAGGCCCTCGAGAAACTCCGCAAGAAGTTCGACGGCGACGAGCGCGCCGGCGTCGACATCATCCACCGCGCCCTCACCGCCCCCATCAAGCAGATCGCCGCCAACTGCGGACTCGACGGCTCGGTCATCGCCGCCAAGGTCGAGGAGGGCGCCGAGAACAACTTCGGCTACAACGCCCTCACCCACCAGTACGGCGACCTCGTGAAGATGGGCGTCATCGTCCCGACGAAGGTCGAACGCGTCGCCCTCCAGAACGCCGCCAGCATCGCCAGCCTCCTCCTCACCACCGAGGCCGCGATCGTCGAGATCAAGGAAAAGAAGAAGTCAGGCGGCCACGACCACTCGCACGACGACATGGACTACTAG
- a CDS encoding copper-binding protein, whose amino-acid sequence MKTTTAIVLAALALGLMQTACTSRDKDSEAPIKKPAAQVHTYTMRGIVVALPTTDAETAAKRRPLRIHHEPVHPFHNREGKDVGMGEMTMEFPYLKKGVSLEGVKVGSKIEFTMRVDYSSDEHFLIESVKILPDDIALKLKNSTAKPGTPKPSDATPTPSAAPTEEPKPSAGS is encoded by the coding sequence ATGAAGACCACCACCGCCATCGTGCTCGCCGCGCTCGCCCTCGGCCTGATGCAGACCGCCTGCACCTCGCGAGACAAGGACTCGGAAGCCCCGATCAAGAAGCCCGCCGCCCAGGTCCACACCTACACCATGCGTGGCATCGTCGTCGCCCTCCCCACCACCGACGCTGAGACCGCCGCCAAGCGTCGCCCCTTGCGCATCCACCACGAGCCCGTCCACCCCTTCCACAATCGCGAGGGCAAGGACGTCGGCATGGGCGAGATGACCATGGAGTTCCCCTACCTCAAGAAGGGCGTCTCCCTCGAGGGTGTCAAGGTCGGCTCCAAGATCGAGTTCACCATGCGCGTGGATTACTCCAGCGATGAGCACTTCCTTATCGAATCGGTCAAGATCCTGCCGGACGACATCGCGCTGAAACTCAAGAACTCGACCGCGAAGCCGGGCACGCCCAAGCCGTCCGACGCCACGCCGACGCCGTCAGCCGCACCGACCGAAGAGCCAAAGCCCTCCGCAGGCTCATGA
- the bamD gene encoding outer membrane protein assembly factor BamD: MAQSREYTLDASGQWVEVKAPDAGTDAAVIAEARVALASGKPSVAKEILSNWLEQPGSLKSPYAAEGYLLRGDAKLAEGREEAAIRDYEQLVTLFPSSEHFVTALEREFEIANTYLNGRRRKVLGVRIDTGVPVAEAIIYRLGLRLPNSRLLERALLALGDYYFRDRDLKMAIQAYDVFTAMFPRSEYLSLAKQRRIYATIAMVKGPRYDASPYKDAIVLTREFAEQFPREAEEKGLSDALEVRLVESIAQQRLQTARFTMKRGDDVGARYILNRIVRDTPETAAAARALEILKDKGWAVSKPGAASTLETTPDGSSVPTLLGPAAPEIKKDPNESMPSVPVETPQEGPEGTP; this comes from the coding sequence ATGGCCCAATCGCGCGAGTACACGCTCGACGCGAGCGGTCAGTGGGTGGAGGTGAAGGCGCCGGACGCGGGGACGGATGCCGCGGTGATCGCCGAGGCTCGAGTGGCGCTCGCGTCGGGCAAGCCCTCGGTCGCCAAGGAGATCCTGTCGAATTGGCTGGAGCAGCCGGGGTCACTGAAGAGCCCGTATGCCGCGGAAGGCTACCTGCTCCGAGGCGACGCGAAACTCGCCGAAGGTCGCGAGGAGGCCGCCATACGCGACTATGAGCAGTTGGTCACGCTCTTCCCATCCTCCGAGCACTTTGTGACGGCCTTGGAGCGCGAGTTCGAGATTGCGAACACGTACCTCAATGGGCGGCGTCGCAAGGTGCTGGGCGTGCGGATCGATACGGGCGTGCCCGTAGCCGAGGCGATCATCTATCGCCTCGGGCTGCGCCTGCCCAACAGCCGTCTGCTCGAGCGGGCGTTGCTCGCGCTGGGCGATTACTACTTCCGCGATCGAGACCTGAAGATGGCGATCCAGGCGTACGACGTCTTCACGGCGATGTTCCCGCGCAGCGAGTACCTCTCGCTCGCGAAGCAGCGCCGGATCTATGCGACGATCGCGATGGTGAAAGGTCCTCGCTACGACGCCTCGCCCTACAAGGACGCGATCGTGCTGACGCGCGAGTTCGCCGAGCAGTTCCCGCGCGAGGCCGAAGAGAAGGGCCTCAGCGATGCGCTCGAGGTGCGCCTCGTCGAGTCGATCGCCCAGCAGCGCCTGCAGACGGCACGCTTCACTATGAAGCGCGGCGACGACGTCGGCGCGCGATACATCCTCAATCGCATCGTCCGCGACACGCCCGAGACGGCGGCCGCGGCCCGCGCCCTCGAGATCCTCAAGGACAAGGGGTGGGCGGTCTCCAAGCCCGGTGCCGCAAGCACGCTCGAAACGACTCCAGATGGCTCGTCCGTCCCTACTCTGCTCGGGCCGGCGGCACCCGAGATAAAGAAGGATCCAAACGAATCGATGCCGAGTGTTCCAGTCGAGACGCCGCAGGAAGGCCCAGAGGGCACGCCATGA
- the ftsH gene encoding ATP-dependent zinc metalloprotease FtsH produces the protein MWRHARRSRARVLRITSGNVKSVAAKPWVTLFYTFVPLLLIVLLGWYLIGRMLRGAGAGAGMLGNFGKSRHRTLNKEMTGVNFADVAGVDEAKEEVHEIIEFLKNPKRFAKLGGRIPRGVLLVGEPGCGKTLLAKAIAGEADVPFFSISGSDFVEMFVGVGASRVRDLFKQAKESAPCIIFLDEIDAVGRRRGSGYNTGGHDEREQTLNAILVEMDGFTPSDGVIVIAATNRADVLDPALVRPGRFDRQVTVPLPDIKGRVEILRVHAKKVKMGPDVDLERVARGTPMFSGADLAAIINEAAISATMQEKDFVEHEDLEEARDKVKFGRAKKSRVREAEENRATAYHEAGHAVLNALLKDADPLHKVTIIPRGNYGGASFSLPEKDRHGYGRRWLNAHMRIACGGRIAEEKATGDISSGASQDILQITGIARAMVLEWGMSDRLGFVRYHGVDTRERYIAERDFSEDTASEIDHEVKRLVDEAFNDAARILEDNWEKVIAVAEALLKHETLSGDEVHRLMRGELLTRPTVSEILKAESRKPADPKAPRAGDAPPDLPPGTMPTPA, from the coding sequence ATATGGCGACACGCGAGACGATCACGAGCGAGGGTCCTGCGGATCACCTCGGGGAACGTCAAGAGCGTGGCGGCCAAGCCCTGGGTCACGCTGTTCTATACCTTTGTGCCCCTCCTGTTGATCGTGCTCCTCGGGTGGTACCTGATCGGCCGGATGCTGCGTGGCGCCGGGGCGGGCGCAGGGATGCTGGGGAACTTCGGCAAGAGCCGGCACCGCACGCTGAACAAAGAGATGACCGGCGTGAACTTCGCCGACGTCGCGGGTGTAGACGAGGCCAAGGAGGAGGTCCACGAGATCATCGAGTTCCTCAAGAACCCCAAGCGATTCGCGAAACTCGGCGGACGCATCCCGCGCGGCGTGCTGCTCGTCGGCGAGCCGGGGTGCGGGAAGACGCTGCTCGCCAAGGCGATCGCGGGGGAGGCCGATGTGCCCTTCTTCTCGATCTCCGGGTCGGACTTTGTCGAGATGTTCGTGGGTGTGGGCGCCAGCAGGGTGAGGGATCTGTTCAAGCAGGCCAAGGAGTCGGCGCCGTGCATTATCTTCCTGGATGAGATCGACGCGGTCGGGCGCCGGCGTGGCAGCGGCTACAACACGGGCGGGCACGATGAGCGCGAGCAGACGCTCAACGCGATCCTCGTGGAGATGGACGGCTTCACGCCCAGCGACGGCGTGATCGTGATCGCTGCCACCAACCGGGCCGACGTGCTCGACCCCGCGCTCGTCCGCCCGGGCCGATTTGATCGCCAGGTGACGGTCCCGCTCCCGGACATCAAGGGGCGCGTGGAGATCCTCCGCGTGCACGCGAAGAAGGTGAAGATGGGCCCGGACGTGGACCTCGAGCGTGTCGCTCGCGGCACGCCGATGTTCAGCGGCGCGGACCTTGCCGCGATCATTAACGAGGCGGCGATCTCCGCGACGATGCAGGAGAAGGACTTCGTTGAGCACGAGGACCTCGAGGAGGCCCGCGACAAGGTGAAGTTCGGTCGCGCCAAGAAGAGCCGCGTGCGGGAGGCCGAAGAGAATCGGGCGACGGCGTACCACGAGGCCGGGCACGCCGTGCTCAACGCGTTACTCAAGGACGCCGACCCGCTCCACAAGGTCACGATCATCCCGCGGGGGAACTATGGCGGGGCGTCGTTCAGCCTCCCCGAGAAGGATCGACACGGATACGGGCGGCGCTGGCTCAACGCCCACATGCGAATCGCGTGCGGCGGCCGCATCGCCGAGGAGAAGGCGACCGGCGATATCTCCTCCGGCGCGTCGCAGGACATCCTCCAGATCACGGGGATCGCCCGGGCGATGGTCCTGGAATGGGGCATGAGCGACCGGCTCGGGTTTGTGCGGTACCACGGCGTGGACACGCGCGAGCGGTACATCGCCGAGCGGGATTTCTCGGAGGACACCGCGAGTGAGATCGATCACGAGGTCAAGCGCCTCGTGGACGAGGCGTTCAACGACGCCGCTCGGATCCTCGAGGACAACTGGGAGAAGGTCATCGCGGTCGCCGAGGCGCTCCTGAAGCACGAGACGCTCTCGGGCGATGAGGTCCACCGCCTGATGCGGGGCGAGTTGCTCACGCGACCGACGGTGAGCGAGATCTTAAAGGCCGAGTCACGAAAGCCGGCGGACCCCAAGGCGCCGCGGGCCGGCGACGCCCCGCCCGACTTGCCGCCGGGGACGATGCCGACGCCCGCATAA
- a CDS encoding YdcF family protein, which yields MKRLHFVEQSLLRGMALFAGMLLAIGAVGTARGWAEAGAILVDARRFGVAGIPILVGLAAALIVGGVRSTPLGIRIARVGLAMLALWACVDSIRFWRLIHAHEIDSLLPVPFSIVVAGAAMLAALRLRALDTSWRWLAGVVVMSGVWAAMFPFGVMIFAGRTDYRQPSDMALVFGARAYADGRASDALEDRMLAACDVIREGFAPVLVVSGGPGDGDFHETDVMRRIALEQGLDEGQIIVDRNGMSTRDSVEFAAHLAREPRIHACNCGEPFLSRAKDPAGGLAPGARRAHRPGQSTRADPEGAPVVHVP from the coding sequence ATGAAGCGTCTGCATTTCGTCGAGCAATCGCTGCTCCGTGGAATGGCGTTGTTTGCCGGGATGCTGCTCGCGATCGGAGCGGTGGGGACAGCCCGCGGATGGGCCGAGGCGGGGGCGATCCTGGTTGATGCCCGGCGTTTCGGCGTCGCGGGGATTCCAATCCTTGTCGGGCTGGCCGCAGCGTTGATTGTTGGCGGAGTTCGATCGACGCCACTGGGCATACGGATCGCACGGGTGGGTCTGGCCATGCTCGCGTTGTGGGCGTGCGTCGATTCCATCCGATTCTGGAGGTTGATCCACGCACACGAGATCGACTCCCTTCTGCCTGTGCCATTCTCGATCGTCGTGGCGGGTGCGGCGATGTTGGCGGCGCTCCGCCTCCGCGCCCTCGACACGTCCTGGCGTTGGCTTGCCGGTGTTGTTGTGATGTCGGGTGTGTGGGCCGCGATGTTTCCGTTCGGTGTGATGATCTTTGCGGGTCGAACCGATTACCGCCAACCCAGCGACATGGCACTTGTCTTTGGAGCGCGTGCGTATGCCGACGGACGCGCGTCGGATGCGCTCGAGGATCGGATGCTGGCGGCCTGTGACGTCATTCGCGAAGGTTTCGCACCGGTGCTCGTCGTCTCGGGCGGTCCAGGTGATGGCGATTTCCACGAGACCGATGTCATGCGCCGGATTGCGCTCGAGCAGGGACTCGACGAGGGCCAGATCATCGTCGATCGGAATGGCATGAGCACCCGCGACTCCGTCGAGTTCGCGGCACACCTCGCCCGAGAGCCGCGGATTCACGCGTGCAATTGCGGTGAGCCATTTCTATCACGTGCCAAGGATCCGGCTGGAGGCCTCGCGCCTGGGGCTCGACGTGCGCACCGTCCCGGCCAGTCAACGCGGGCGGATCCTGAAGGCGCTCCCGTGGTTCATGTTCCGTGA
- the argS gene encoding arginine--tRNA ligase, whose product MTHGTPPGGHDPVAILGDRFIRAIHAAFPELTGDVDPLIVASKAGAKNAATGDFQCNVAMGLSKRVGKPPREVAKAIVSKVDVRDVALPLDEASIGGPGFINITLDPDALSAMLAALDTPSLGVTPSSHPERIVVDLFGVNLAKQMHVGHLRSPFIGDAIARTLERLGHTVIRQNHVGDWGLPIAMVTARLMRQQERGEIDLNTLTLDDLDRNYKLAQAECQRDMAGLEAAKRFGMGPKAIAELEAQVEGATEAFTHARETLVALQRKEPRTFGVWQRLADVTMSVCLSVAKRLNVNVTAEHSAGESSYAEELPGLVADLESRGVAQVDQGALVVRLEEPTYGGIKEPCLIRKTDGGYLYATTDLAAIRRRVQTMHATRLIYVIDARQNLHLRQVFGASAKAGYATIPGTDRVAVMEHAAFGSVLGEDGRPFKTRSGESVNLQSLIDEAVSRARVAVESRAATAEPPLTPDEISRTAEAIGVTAMKYADLCNDRIKDYVFSFDRMLSFEGNTGPYLLYALVRIKSIFRKAAARGIPTTQTDLVSTPITLQEPAEKALSLTLLGYSSALEGVTASLEPHRLCTYLFTLAGTFSTFFDQCPVLAASDEDTRRSRLRLCHLTARVLEDGLGVLGMPTVERM is encoded by the coding sequence ATGACTCACGGCACACCACCCGGCGGGCACGATCCCGTCGCGATTCTTGGCGATCGATTCATCCGCGCGATCCACGCCGCGTTCCCGGAACTCACGGGCGACGTCGATCCATTGATCGTCGCGAGCAAGGCCGGCGCGAAGAATGCCGCGACCGGAGACTTCCAGTGCAACGTGGCGATGGGCCTCTCCAAGCGAGTCGGCAAGCCGCCGCGTGAGGTGGCGAAGGCGATCGTCTCGAAGGTCGATGTTCGAGACGTGGCGTTGCCTCTCGACGAGGCGTCGATTGGAGGGCCGGGATTCATCAACATCACGCTCGATCCCGACGCGCTCTCGGCGATGCTCGCGGCTCTCGACACGCCTTCGCTCGGCGTCACCCCGTCATCACACCCCGAGCGGATCGTCGTCGATCTCTTCGGCGTGAACCTCGCCAAGCAGATGCACGTGGGACACCTGCGCTCGCCCTTCATCGGCGATGCGATCGCGCGCACGCTCGAGCGGCTCGGGCACACCGTCATCCGCCAGAATCACGTCGGGGACTGGGGCCTGCCCATCGCGATGGTGACAGCACGCCTCATGCGTCAGCAGGAACGCGGCGAGATCGATCTCAACACTCTCACGCTTGACGACCTTGATCGCAACTACAAACTCGCCCAGGCCGAGTGCCAGCGCGACATGGCGGGGCTGGAGGCCGCCAAACGCTTCGGCATGGGCCCGAAGGCGATCGCCGAACTCGAGGCCCAGGTCGAGGGCGCGACCGAGGCCTTCACGCACGCACGCGAGACGCTCGTCGCGCTGCAGCGCAAGGAGCCCAGGACCTTTGGCGTCTGGCAGCGCCTCGCCGATGTCACGATGTCGGTGTGTCTGAGCGTGGCGAAGAGATTGAATGTCAACGTCACAGCGGAGCACTCGGCGGGGGAATCGAGTTATGCCGAGGAACTCCCCGGGCTGGTCGCCGACCTCGAGTCGCGAGGCGTGGCGCAGGTCGATCAGGGCGCTCTCGTGGTGCGGCTTGAGGAGCCCACGTACGGCGGGATCAAGGAGCCGTGCCTGATCCGCAAGACCGACGGCGGATATCTCTATGCGACGACGGACCTCGCCGCCATCCGCCGGCGCGTGCAGACGATGCACGCGACGCGACTGATCTATGTGATCGACGCGAGACAGAATCTGCACCTGCGCCAGGTCTTTGGGGCGTCGGCGAAGGCTGGATACGCCACGATTCCGGGAACGGATCGAGTCGCGGTCATGGAGCACGCGGCGTTCGGCTCGGTGCTGGGCGAGGACGGGCGACCCTTCAAAACACGATCGGGCGAGAGCGTGAACTTGCAGTCGCTCATCGACGAGGCGGTCTCGCGGGCACGCGTCGCGGTGGAGTCGCGGGCGGCCACCGCCGAGCCGCCGCTCACGCCCGACGAGATCTCGCGCACCGCCGAGGCGATCGGGGTGACGGCGATGAAGTACGCCGACCTCTGCAACGACCGAATCAAGGACTACGTCTTCTCGTTCGACCGGATGCTCTCGTTCGAGGGGAACACCGGGCCGTATCTGCTCTATGCGCTGGTGCGGATCAAGAGCATTTTCCGGAAGGCGGCGGCCCGTGGCATCCCCACGACCCAGACCGATCTCGTGTCGACGCCGATCACGCTCCAGGAGCCCGCGGAGAAGGCGCTCTCGCTCACGCTGCTGGGTTACTCGAGCGCGCTCGAGGGCGTGACGGCGTCGCTCGAGCCGCACCGGCTCTGCACGTATCTCTTCACGCTCGCGGGAACATTCAGCACGTTCTTCGACCAGTGCCCCGTGCTGGCGGCTTCGGACGAGGACACGCGACGATCGCGGCTGCGTCTCTGCCATCTGACGGCCCGGGTTCTCGAAGATGGGCTTGGCGTGCTGGGAATGCCCACGGTCGAGCGGATGTGA